A single genomic interval of Corylus avellana chromosome ca10, CavTom2PMs-1.0 harbors:
- the LOC132163444 gene encoding ubiquitin carboxyl-terminal hydrolase 8 isoform X1, translating to MDGLPEDLSDSTQRPDSDNDQRLYFVPYRWWKDAQDSMSGDSGSKKAVVYSASPGSSYAGPMKLINNIFSLDLVFNLRREEDSEQRENGEVGVSGRDYALVPGEMWVQALRWHSDSKVATKNGKSFSAAEDISDVYPLKLRLSVLREMNSLGVRICKKENAGELFKRACKIFSIESELLRIWDFSGQTTLFFTNEKNKFLKDCQRHSDHDIVLELQVYGLSDSVKYKDVKKDESSQNPGLANSSSSPSVNGSMGNMNCNFSRTNSAEAGSLGLTGLQNLGNTCFMNSALQCLAHTPKLVDYFLGDYGREINHKNPLGMDGEIALAFGDLLRKLWAPGASPVAPRLFKSKLARFAPQFSGYNQHDSQELLAFLLDGLHEDLNRVKCKPYVEAKDGDGRPDGEVADEYWQNHLARNDSIIVDVCQGQYKSTLVCPVCKKVSKTFDPFMYLSLPLPSTTMRTMTLTVLNTSGNTEPSPYTITVPKYGKCDDLLQALGIACSLGADETLLVAEIYNSRIIRYLEERADSLSLIRDDDRLVAYRLAKDTEKVPLVEFMHQRMEEQNIHGKLISSWKAFGVPLVARLCESVNGSDIYNLYLKLLNPFRIPAEDATEDYHISEGTTTEEVTGIEGAKSPFVVGDVDPSKANGIVSASDAELQFYLTDEKGIIKHSKLVMNEPVAVMGVSRRLHVLVCWPETQIEHYNTHLLSSLPEVFKSGFYAKRPQESVSLYKCLEAFLQEEPLGPEDMWYCPGCKKHCQAVKKLDLWRLPEILVIHLKRFSYSRFLKNKLETYVDFPIDNFELSPYIALRNGQSCNSYMLYAVSNHYGSMGGGHYTAFVHQGGDQWYELDDSHVYPISQEKIKSSAAYVLFYRRVVEV from the exons ATGGACGGTCTCCCCGAAGATCTCTCCGATTCCACTCAGCGACCCGACTCGGACAATGACCAGCGACTCTACTTCGTCCCGTACAG GTGGTGGAAGGATGCGCAAGATTCAATGTCGGGGGATTCGGGTTCGAAGAAAGCGGTCGTGTACTCGGCTTCGCCGGGTTCCTCATATGCGGGTCCTATGAAACTCATCAACAACATATTCAGCTTGGATCTTGTTTTCAATCTGAGAAGAGAGGAGGATTCAGAGCAGAGGGAAAATGGTGAAGTAGGTGTCTCTGGACGGGACTATGCCTTGGTCCCTGGCGAAATGTGGGTGCAGGCACTCAGATG GCATAGTGATTCTAAAGTTGCAACAAAAAATGGTAAGAGCTTTTCAGCGGCAGAAGATATTTCGGATGTCTATCCTCTAAAACTACGACTTTCAGTTCTGCGGGAAATGAATTCATTAGGAGTAAGAATATGTAAAAAG GAGAATGCAGGTGAGCTCTTCAAAAGAGCCTGCAAAATCTTCAGCATAGAGTCTGAACTG TTACGCATCTGGGACTTCTCTGGGCAGACAACCCTGTTTTTTAcgaatgaaaaaaataagtttCTCAAAGATTGTCAACGGCATTCAGATCATGAT ATTGTACTGGAATTGCAAGTTTATGGGTTGTCAGATTCTGTGAAGTACAAGGATGTGAAAAAAGACGAGAGTTCACAGAATCCTGGTCTGGCAAATTCATCTTCCAGCCCTTCAGTGAATGGTAGCATGGGCAATATGAACTGTAATTTCAGTCGTACAAATTCTGCCGAAGCTGGTTCTTTGGGATTGACTGGATTGCAAAATCTTGGAAATACTTGTTTCATGAATAGTGCTCTCCAGTGCTTAGCCCACACGCCAAAGCTTGTTGATTATTTTCTTGGAGATTATGGTAGagaaataaatcacaaaaacccATTGGGCATGGAT GGGGAGATTGCTTTAGCTTTTGGAGATCTGCTAAGGAAGTTGTGGGCTCCTGGAGCATCTCCAGTGGCACCAAGATTGTTTAAGTCAAAGCTAGCTCGATTTGCTCCTCAATTTAGCGGCTATAATCAGCACGATTCCCAA GAACTCCTTGCTTTTTTGTTGGATGGGCTCCATGAAGATCTCAATCGTGTAAAATGCAAGCCTTATGTAGAAGCCAAGGATGGGGATGGTCGACCGGATGGTGAAGTTGCTGATGAATATTGGCAGAATCATTTGGCTCGCAATGATTCTATAATTGTTGATGTGTGCCAA GGTCAATATAAATCAACATTAGTTTGTCCCGTTTGCAAAAAGGTCTCTAAAACATTTGATCCATTCATGTACCTATCCTTACCTTTACCTTCAACAACAATGCGGACGATGACGTTAACAGTTTTGAATACCAGTGGGAATACTGAGCCATCTCCTTATACCATTACTGTGCCAAAATATGGGAAATGTGATGATCTTCTCCAGGCTCTAGGAATTGCATGCTCTTTAGGGGCTGATGAGACTTTATTGGTGGCTGAG ATATACAACAGCCGGATTATCCGTTATCTTGAGGAACGAGCTGATTCATTATCCTTAATTAGAGATGATGACCGACTAGTAGCCTACCGGTTAGCAAAAGATACAGAGAAAGTCCCTTTGGTTGAATTCATGCATCAGCGGATGGAGGA GCAGAACATCCATGGGAAACTGATTTCAAGTTGGAAGGCGTTTGGAGTTCCACTTGTAGCAAGGCTTTGTGAATCTGTTAATGGATCTGATATCTACAATCTGTATCTAAAATTGCTTAATCCATTTCGAATACCTGCTGAAGATGCCACAGAAGATTATCATATCTCGGAGGGCACTACAACTGAAGAAGTTACAGGAATAGAGGGTGCAAAAAGTCCTTTTGTAGTTGGAGATGTGGACCCCTCTAAAGCGAATGGGATTGTCTCAGCCTCAGATGCCGAACTGCAGTTTTATTTAACAGATGAGAAGGGAATCATCAAGCACTCCAAGCTAGTAATGAATGAGCCGGTGGCAGTGATGGGAGTGTCCAGGCGGTTGCATGTGCTTGTATGTTGGCCAGAAACACAGATTGAACATTACAATACACACCTTCTTAGCTCATTACCTGAGGTTTTCAAGTCTGGGTTCTATGCAAAAAGACCCCAAGAGTCTGTTTCTCTTTACAAGTGCCTAGAAGCATTCTTGCAGGAGGAGCCTCTTGGACCAGAAGACATGTG GTACTGTCCTGGCTGCAAAAAGCATTGTCAAGCCGTTAAAAAGTTAGATCTCTGGAGACTGCCAGAGATTTTGGTTATTCATTTGAAGAGGTTCTCATATAGCCGGTTCTTGAAGAACAAGCTAGAGACATATGTCGACTTTCCCATAGATAATTTTGAGCTGTCACCTTATATTGCCCTGAGAAATGGTCAGTCATGCAATAGTTACATGCTTTATGCAGTTAGTAATCACTATGGAAGCATGGGAGGTGGTCATTATACTGCATTTGTCCAT
- the LOC132163444 gene encoding ubiquitin carboxyl-terminal hydrolase 8 isoform X2: MDGLPEDLSDSTQRPDSDNDQRLYFVPYRWWKDAQDSMSGDSGSKKAVVYSASPGSSYAGPMKLINNIFSLDLVFNLRREEDSEQRENGEVGVSGRDYALVPGEMWVQALRWHSDSKVATKNGKSFSAAEDISDVYPLKLRLSVLREMNSLGVRICKKENAGELFKRACKIFSIESELLRIWDFSGQTTLFFTNEKNKFLKDCQRHSDHDIVLELQVYGLSDSVKYKDVKKDESSQNPGLANSSSSPSVNGSMGNMNCNFSRTNSAEAGSLGLTGLQNLGNTCFMNSALQCLAHTPKLVDYFLGDYGREINHKNPLGMDGEIALAFGDLLRKLWAPGASPVAPRLFKSKLARFAPQFSGYNQHDSQELLAFLLDGLHEDLNRVKCKPYVEAKDGDGRPDGEVADEYWQNHLARNDSIIVDGQYKSTLVCPVCKKVSKTFDPFMYLSLPLPSTTMRTMTLTVLNTSGNTEPSPYTITVPKYGKCDDLLQALGIACSLGADETLLVAEIYNSRIIRYLEERADSLSLIRDDDRLVAYRLAKDTEKVPLVEFMHQRMEEQNIHGKLISSWKAFGVPLVARLCESVNGSDIYNLYLKLLNPFRIPAEDATEDYHISEGTTTEEVTGIEGAKSPFVVGDVDPSKANGIVSASDAELQFYLTDEKGIIKHSKLVMNEPVAVMGVSRRLHVLVCWPETQIEHYNTHLLSSLPEVFKSGFYAKRPQESVSLYKCLEAFLQEEPLGPEDMWYCPGCKKHCQAVKKLDLWRLPEILVIHLKRFSYSRFLKNKLETYVDFPIDNFELSPYIALRNGQSCNSYMLYAVSNHYGSMGGGHYTAFVHQGGDQWYELDDSHVYPISQEKIKSSAAYVLFYRRVVEV, from the exons ATGGACGGTCTCCCCGAAGATCTCTCCGATTCCACTCAGCGACCCGACTCGGACAATGACCAGCGACTCTACTTCGTCCCGTACAG GTGGTGGAAGGATGCGCAAGATTCAATGTCGGGGGATTCGGGTTCGAAGAAAGCGGTCGTGTACTCGGCTTCGCCGGGTTCCTCATATGCGGGTCCTATGAAACTCATCAACAACATATTCAGCTTGGATCTTGTTTTCAATCTGAGAAGAGAGGAGGATTCAGAGCAGAGGGAAAATGGTGAAGTAGGTGTCTCTGGACGGGACTATGCCTTGGTCCCTGGCGAAATGTGGGTGCAGGCACTCAGATG GCATAGTGATTCTAAAGTTGCAACAAAAAATGGTAAGAGCTTTTCAGCGGCAGAAGATATTTCGGATGTCTATCCTCTAAAACTACGACTTTCAGTTCTGCGGGAAATGAATTCATTAGGAGTAAGAATATGTAAAAAG GAGAATGCAGGTGAGCTCTTCAAAAGAGCCTGCAAAATCTTCAGCATAGAGTCTGAACTG TTACGCATCTGGGACTTCTCTGGGCAGACAACCCTGTTTTTTAcgaatgaaaaaaataagtttCTCAAAGATTGTCAACGGCATTCAGATCATGAT ATTGTACTGGAATTGCAAGTTTATGGGTTGTCAGATTCTGTGAAGTACAAGGATGTGAAAAAAGACGAGAGTTCACAGAATCCTGGTCTGGCAAATTCATCTTCCAGCCCTTCAGTGAATGGTAGCATGGGCAATATGAACTGTAATTTCAGTCGTACAAATTCTGCCGAAGCTGGTTCTTTGGGATTGACTGGATTGCAAAATCTTGGAAATACTTGTTTCATGAATAGTGCTCTCCAGTGCTTAGCCCACACGCCAAAGCTTGTTGATTATTTTCTTGGAGATTATGGTAGagaaataaatcacaaaaacccATTGGGCATGGAT GGGGAGATTGCTTTAGCTTTTGGAGATCTGCTAAGGAAGTTGTGGGCTCCTGGAGCATCTCCAGTGGCACCAAGATTGTTTAAGTCAAAGCTAGCTCGATTTGCTCCTCAATTTAGCGGCTATAATCAGCACGATTCCCAA GAACTCCTTGCTTTTTTGTTGGATGGGCTCCATGAAGATCTCAATCGTGTAAAATGCAAGCCTTATGTAGAAGCCAAGGATGGGGATGGTCGACCGGATGGTGAAGTTGCTGATGAATATTGGCAGAATCATTTGGCTCGCAATGATTCTATAATTGTTGAT GGTCAATATAAATCAACATTAGTTTGTCCCGTTTGCAAAAAGGTCTCTAAAACATTTGATCCATTCATGTACCTATCCTTACCTTTACCTTCAACAACAATGCGGACGATGACGTTAACAGTTTTGAATACCAGTGGGAATACTGAGCCATCTCCTTATACCATTACTGTGCCAAAATATGGGAAATGTGATGATCTTCTCCAGGCTCTAGGAATTGCATGCTCTTTAGGGGCTGATGAGACTTTATTGGTGGCTGAG ATATACAACAGCCGGATTATCCGTTATCTTGAGGAACGAGCTGATTCATTATCCTTAATTAGAGATGATGACCGACTAGTAGCCTACCGGTTAGCAAAAGATACAGAGAAAGTCCCTTTGGTTGAATTCATGCATCAGCGGATGGAGGA GCAGAACATCCATGGGAAACTGATTTCAAGTTGGAAGGCGTTTGGAGTTCCACTTGTAGCAAGGCTTTGTGAATCTGTTAATGGATCTGATATCTACAATCTGTATCTAAAATTGCTTAATCCATTTCGAATACCTGCTGAAGATGCCACAGAAGATTATCATATCTCGGAGGGCACTACAACTGAAGAAGTTACAGGAATAGAGGGTGCAAAAAGTCCTTTTGTAGTTGGAGATGTGGACCCCTCTAAAGCGAATGGGATTGTCTCAGCCTCAGATGCCGAACTGCAGTTTTATTTAACAGATGAGAAGGGAATCATCAAGCACTCCAAGCTAGTAATGAATGAGCCGGTGGCAGTGATGGGAGTGTCCAGGCGGTTGCATGTGCTTGTATGTTGGCCAGAAACACAGATTGAACATTACAATACACACCTTCTTAGCTCATTACCTGAGGTTTTCAAGTCTGGGTTCTATGCAAAAAGACCCCAAGAGTCTGTTTCTCTTTACAAGTGCCTAGAAGCATTCTTGCAGGAGGAGCCTCTTGGACCAGAAGACATGTG GTACTGTCCTGGCTGCAAAAAGCATTGTCAAGCCGTTAAAAAGTTAGATCTCTGGAGACTGCCAGAGATTTTGGTTATTCATTTGAAGAGGTTCTCATATAGCCGGTTCTTGAAGAACAAGCTAGAGACATATGTCGACTTTCCCATAGATAATTTTGAGCTGTCACCTTATATTGCCCTGAGAAATGGTCAGTCATGCAATAGTTACATGCTTTATGCAGTTAGTAATCACTATGGAAGCATGGGAGGTGGTCATTATACTGCATTTGTCCAT